In a genomic window of Flavobacteriales bacterium:
- a CDS encoding type IX secretion system membrane protein PorP/SprF gives MRTANRWMGSVLGMLLGTAVLAQQDPQFTQYMFNMLALNPAYAGSHDRLSLKALTRHQWVGFEGAPTTQTLTAHGPVFNESFALGGTIMRDAHGPVTQYGFMVDAAYRMFLGNSTLAFGLKGGLNLFQGKFAELNPMTPGDQVFQQNVNTKLDPQFGFGLMWYSDRHYIGLSTPKLLRTEFFQTDSLAFVSQPGQRPHYFLSGGYVFDLGLYHKFKPTFLVKAVQGAPMSFDLSANFLFFEKFWLGAMYRHTDAVGALAQYHITNDLTVGYAYDFTLSPLRNYSGGSHEIMLGLNLGKPLKGVRSPRYF, from the coding sequence ATGAGAACCGCCAACCGATGGATGGGCAGCGTGCTGGGGATGCTCCTGGGCACCGCCGTGCTGGCGCAGCAGGACCCGCAGTTCACGCAATACATGTTCAACATGCTCGCGCTGAACCCGGCATATGCAGGAAGCCATGACCGTTTGAGCCTGAAGGCCCTCACGCGCCACCAGTGGGTAGGCTTCGAGGGCGCGCCTACCACGCAGACGCTCACTGCGCATGGCCCGGTGTTCAATGAGAGCTTCGCGCTGGGCGGCACCATCATGCGCGATGCCCACGGCCCGGTCACGCAATACGGTTTCATGGTGGATGCGGCGTACCGCATGTTCCTGGGCAATAGCACGCTTGCCTTCGGCCTCAAAGGCGGCCTGAACCTCTTCCAAGGAAAGTTCGCGGAGCTCAATCCCATGACGCCCGGCGATCAGGTCTTCCAGCAGAACGTCAACACCAAGCTCGATCCGCAATTCGGCTTCGGCCTCATGTGGTACAGCGACCGGCACTACATCGGGCTGAGCACGCCGAAGCTGCTGCGCACCGAGTTCTTTCAGACAGACTCACTCGCTTTCGTCAGCCAGCCCGGCCAGCGCCCGCACTACTTCCTCTCCGGCGGGTACGTGTTCGATCTGGGCCTATATCACAAGTTCAAGCCCACCTTCCTCGTCAAGGCGGTGCAGGGAGCGCCCATGAGCTTCGACCTCAGCGCCAACTTCCTCTTCTTCGAGAAGTTCTGGCTCGGCGCCATGTACCGGCACACTGATGCTGTGGGCGCATTGGCGCAATACCACATCACCAACGACCTCACGGTGGGCTACGCCTACGACTTCACCCTGTCCCCGCTGCGCAATTACAGCGGCGGCAGCCATGAGATCATGCTGGGACTCAATCTCGGCAAGCCGCTCAAGGGCGTCCGTTCACCCCGTTACTTCTGA